The region TAAACTGACGATCAGTTTCTGTCATTGTCTTCAAGTCAGCATCTGTCAAAAGCTCATTCTTAATAAAATTACTTACTCCTAACACCACATCTGATCCTAAAGCATCAGCCTTAGGTTCTTGAAACTCTATTACCTCTTCTAGAGGTTCGATAGCCTCTATTTTCTTTTCTTTCTTACACGAAGTCAATGCTAGTCCTCCACATAAAATAACTAGTAAACTTAATCTTTTCATACCTATTAAAAAATCGTTTGTATCGTACAAATATGGACAAAGAAGTTTGATTTTCCTTCATTAAAGTAACTTATTTTTTAAGCGCTACTATTTCTCCTTTTCTTTCTAAAACAGTTCAATTACTTACTAAGATTATGCCAATGCTCCAATATTCTCAATTAAGACAAAACAACAAAAACACATTAAAACAAACAATTACCTACATTTATCAAATATTTAAACATCAAAATATAAAAAATATCCAAAAAGTATATACCTAAGATTTGGAGGTATCAATATTTTTTATAGTTTTGTTATACATAAGAATCTTAAGTATGAAAAAGCAACAACAATTATATAAAGGAAGTCTCAATGCCATCATTATGAAATTACTTGATCAGAATGGGCGAATGTATGGATATGAGATTACACAGAAGGTAAAGGAGGTAACCGAAGGCGAAATGAGTTTAACGGAAGGAGCGCTCTACCCTGCCCTCCATAAACTAGAGGCTGACGGCTTCTTAGATGTAGAACTAGAGCGTGTAGATGGACGAGTACGTAAGTACTATAAACTCACCGAGTCTGGAGTAAAAGAAACTACTTCTAAAATGGAAGAGCTTGAAAGCTTTATCCGCAATATGCAGAACATTGTCAACCTAAAATTGACATAATTGGCAACCACCAAAGACAAAACACAATGAAAACACTTACTATAAACCAACAACAACTAATTATCGCTGAGATAGCAAGATATAATGTGCGTTATGCCAATCTTAAAGAAGAATTGACAGATCATATCTTCTGTGAAATAGAAGAGCTATATCATACAAGATACGAGTTTGAACAAGCTTTTATACAAGTATTTGATAAATGGCATCCTATGCTGACTCCTAGAAAAGACTTTAAGTATAGACATGTTCCTTCTTTTATCTCTAATACTTGGTATCGTAGAGATGATAACAGATGGAGAATAGCAGGTGTTATTACTTTCTTATTTGCCTTAATCAATTCACTCTTTTTAAAATTAGATCATACCACTCATAATATTAGCTTCTTTGCGATCAGTTTGATAGGGCTTATATTATCTGTTCTACTATTCATGAAGAATCGCAAGAGACAGAACTATAGAGCTTCTTATTTGATTCTAAAATCTATGGTATCTGGTAGTACACTACTTGTATTCACTCTTATACTTGGTACAAAAGTTTACAGATATATGATTAACGGCTTTACTATGGGAGACCTTGATCTACTATCATTAATTTCACTATACCACTGTATCAATATTATAGTGTTATCTAGAGAAAATAGTAGACAACGTCGTACACAGATTGCTTAAAAAAACAAAATGCTATGAAAACACTAACTACCGACCAAATAAATCAAATAGAAGAGTTTTTAACCTCTCAATATAACATCAAATATCAAGACTCTCGTGATGAAGTTCTTGATCATATTGCTTGTGAAGTAGAGGAATTAATGAATGAGGGTGCATACTTTAGTGAAGCCTTTAAATTAACGATAGCTAAGTGGCACAGTCAATTAAAACCTTCACTACTAATGAAGAAAACACCTAGACTAGTAGTAAATACATTTATCAGACAAGATGTAAAAGTGTTAACAGGACTTTTCTGTATAACTGCATTAGGTGTGATTAGTACTTATTCTTTCCTATCAAATTATATTTCATTAATATTTCTTGCGTTCTTACTCTCTGCTTCCAATATTATGTTATATGGTGTTACAAAATATGCTAAAACAAAAGTAGTTAACTATAAAACGGACTATTGTAAAGAACAAATAACTGTATTAAGTTGGTTTAGCTTCTTCTTAATTGATATGATGGTATTCATTCTTTATATAGATGTACATCCAAATGCTTTAGTCTATGTGAACCCTTTAATGTTATTCTTTGCATTGTTTATGAGTTGTGCAATTGGATATTTCATTGTAAAACTCCAAAAAGAATACACTAAAGCCTCACCTTCAATACAACAATTATGAAAACACTTACTATCAACCAAATAAAACAAATAGAAGAGTTTTTAACCTCTCAATATAACATCAAGTATCAAGATACTCGTGATGAGGTATTGGATCATATAGCCTGTGAGATAGAAGAACTGATAAATGAGGGGGCTGAGTATGACACTGCATTCAAAAACACTTTTAATAAATGGCATAATGATTTAACGCCACATATGTTTATTCGTTATCATAATGTACCTTCTTATCTAGGTCGTCAATGGGTTAAGAGAGATGTACTTAGTATCATCCTAGCAATGATAATAGGAATAGGATTACCTTATATCTTTAAAAACACAATAGAGGAATACAATCTAGCCAATATAATAGGTAACTCTCTATGTATAACTAGTATCTTATTGGGCACTTTTATAACTATCCGATACTATGGAATCAAAGGATATAGGATAAGTCAACTAAAGAAAGATGTACTAGGTTACGGCGGTATTTCTCTATTTTATCTTCTGCTTTTTTGGGGAGGTTTTACTTACAAATTGTTACCAATGATGTTTATTTTTACTCTATACCAACTCTACTACATATCAGAAATACAAAAAGTAAATATTAGAACTATTAACTAAGCAATTATGACAACACTAACCACTGAACGGATACAAGAGATAAGAGCCTTTATCATCAGTAAAGATGTGAAGTATTACGAAACAATAGAAGAACTTACTGATCACCTAGCTTCTTCTATAGAAGAGAAATGGTCTGAAGGTGAAAATAATAACTTAGAATATCTATTAGCTAAAGAATATGAAAACTTTGGTCCTTATAAATTCTTATCTATTCAAGAAAGTAGAGAGAAACAAAAATTCAGAGAATATAAACATATGTTTTTCAAATCTTTAAAAGAGTTTTTTACATTTCCTTTAATAATTACAGTTTTAGCTATAGTATTACTAATTGCAGCATTACTTCATTGGATAGGTCAAGAGTATAAATTCTTAACTATGATAGTTATGATGAGCCCTATAATTGTATTCATTTATATTTATGTAATAGATTTAGTGCTACGAAAAAAAGTGAAGACAAAACTACTATTAGACAGTACTTATTCATCTGTTATGAGTTTTTCGTTACTCTCAAATACAATCTTCTTTAATGTCATTATGCAGGGCAAAAGGTTCTTTAATCTACCTACTACTTATGACTCTATAGGAGATTGTTTATTAATGGCTTCGGGTATTACCTTAACTATACTTAGTATCTATGTTGGTCTTAAAATTATAAAGCCAGCCTACCAAAATGAAAGAGATAGAGTATTAAAAACTATTAACTAGACACTTATGGCAACACTTACTATTGATCAAATAAAAGAAATAGAAGAGTTCTTAATCACTCAGTACAATATCAAATATCAAGATACTCGTGAGGAAGTACTTGATCATATTGCCTGTGAGATAGAAGAACTGATGAATGAAGGTTATGAATATAGAGATGCTTTTGAACAGACTTTTATAAACTGGAAGGTTTTATTAAAAACAGATCCTTTTCATCTCTATAAAAACACCCCCTACTTTATCTCTAAAAACTGGATTGAAAAAGATAGTAGAATAAAAAACAACTCTATCTTATTGGGGATAATTCTTGCTGTTTGTCAAATGACAGCTCTAGTGTTTTCAAATAGTTTATACTTTATAGTTTCAATATTATTAGCTCTAGGTTCATTGAATATAGTATTTATGCTTAAACACTATATCAAAATGATAGCAAGTGAACATGCTGTTTATCTAAAGAAGAGAATTAAAAAAACAACTTCTTATAATGCCTTAATATTAGTGCTATTCATAAGTATCCTAATCTTTCAACACTTACTTAAAAAAGGCGATTTACTAGGCTTCACTCAAGGTTTTATAATTGGAGGGGCTTTATTTGTTCCTTTTTCATTAACCTGGACACTGCTTACTTATAAATCGTACAAACAACAACTAAGCAAAACTGAAGTATGATGAAAAAAACAATTAACTTAATAATTCTATTATTATTCACTAGTATATCTTACTGTCAAATATCAGAAGATATAAATAGGATACTAGTCGATGTACTATACAAAGACCAACATTATAGAAATCTATACGATAAAGAACAAGATAGTAATGCTAAGAAAGAGTTATCATCTACTATCTCTTCCTATGACAAGAAGAACCAAGAGATAGTACTTCCTATAATAGAACGATTAATTAATGGAGAAGATTTAAAATTAGATGAGACTAGTTGGAGTACTTGTTTCTTAGTACTACAACACGCTGATTTAGAAACTCAATTAAAGTACAAAGACTTTATTTTACACTACTATAAAGCAGGTAAAATAAAGAATTACGAATATCTTATATTTATAGATAGGATAAATGTAAATACTAATAGACTACAGACTTTTGGTAGTCAAGTAATAGAACTTCCTAATGGCAAGTTATTAGTATATCCATATGCTTCTTATGACACTAGAATGAAAGCTTTTAACAGTATAGACATGAATATTCTTAATTTCTCAGTGATTAATGGCACTATGAGATACAGCACTAATCTAAACAAAAAGAAAGAAGAAGAGATCGGTAAGCAATATCCTATTGTAACTCTAAAAGAGAATGACTTTGTTTTTTTAGGAGCTGTTATAGACAAACAAGATTACAAAGGTGTAGCTGACATACAGGTTCTAAATAACAATATAATAGTTGCTACTACTGATGATACAGGTTATTTTCAATTTATAGTCAACAAGAATGAAGTTCCAAAAACTATTCGTTTTAAATACAATAACCTAGAATACACATACAAAACCGATACACCTATAGAGGGGACTGATTTCAGATTAATAGTGAAAGCTACTGAAGCCTTTAAATAAGCGTAAAATTATGATAAAAACACTAACTACTGACCAAATACAAGCTCTACACACTTTCGTAAAGAAACACTATGTAGAATACTATGATATCGAACTGGAGCTAGTCGATCACTTAGCCAATGGAATAGAGTCTCAATGGAGGGAGGATGCTTCACTTACCTTTGAAATAGCTTTAGACAGAGAGTTTAAGAAGTTTGGGGTATTTGGGTTTAGTGATGTGGTAGATAGAAAAGAAGGTACTTTAAAAAACTATTACATCAAACTAATATTAAAAGAGATAGTGCATTTCTTACATTGGCCTAAAGTAATTATGACTGCAGGGTTATATTATATGTTATACCTGGTGATAGCTTACTTATCACAGAGTTTTGAGCTAAGAGATATTACTTCTATTACTGGTCTCTTAGCAGTCAGTATCTCAGGAATATATTTTATCATAGTTAGTGTACAAACGAGAAGGGAAAGCAAAACAGAGAATAAAAGATGGTTAATGGACAGGGTTAGACTATCTATTCTAGCATTTCCAATAACTGCTTATTGGTTATTCATCACAATACTCTCAGGTATCTCTAGATACTCTGTTCATTTATGTGTGCTAAGCGTATTGTTCATTGGGTTATGGTTATATATTACCCACTTTGTGATATCACCTCAGCTAAAACGAGAGAAAGAAAATATTAAAAATAAGATACTAATGGTTTAATCAACTACACACTATGATCGCATTTATAACTAAAATAGTCTTATACATCTGTAACCTTTTATTACATTGGTTATAGTACTGTTGTGGTAGTTTTACAGAAAAAAACTACTTTTGCAAAAAATAAATCAGACAGATGAATATCAAATTACTTGCAATCGGTAAAACAGACAGTAAACCATTACAAACATTAATGGATGAATATATGAAGAGATTGTCTTTTTATGTGAAGTTTGACTTAGAAGTTATTCCCGATATCAAGAATGCAAAGAATATGTCTGAAGAGCAACAGAAACTAAAAGAAGGTGAACTAATCTTGTCTAAAATAGGTCCTACTGACCAATTAATCTTACTAGACGACAAGGGGAAAGAGTTTACTAGTATTGGCTTTGCCGATGAGTTACAGAAGAAGATGAACTCGGGTATCAAGACCTTGGTATTCGTTATCGGTGGTCCTTATGGCTTCTCAGATGACGTATATAAAAATGCAAAAGGGAAAATATCATTATCTAGAATGACATTCTCCCATCAGATGATTCGTTTATTTATTATAGAGCAAATCTATAGAGGATTTACTATCCTACGCAATGAGCCTTATCACCACGAATAGGTTTTATAATTAACAGTTTACAGTGAATGGTTGACAGTAATCCGTTTCACGATTTTACTACTCTACTAATAGATTAAATCTGTCTTTAAAAACTTGTCTACTACTTCTTTTTCTACAAAGAAAATACGCGTTTGTAGATAAGTTTCATACGTAAGATCTTTATTCACTCCTAACTGTAGGCTATCCTTGTCCTTTATTGCTTCTAATAATTGGTCTTTTGTTACAGCCTTTCCTTCTACTAAAAAGTTATTAGCATCTTTAAGATATACTACCTTATCCAGTGTAGTTGGCCCTACGAATCCGTAGTCAAAACCTTTAATAGGAAATAGAGACAAGTGTTTATGTAAGGTATCAGCATAGCTAAGATATACGCCCTTCTCATCTCTGTGCATATTATCCTCTGCGTATTTGTGATCTTTGATACGCTTAATCTCTTGTAATACTTCTTTTACATTAAGATCACGCTGTATAGATACAACATAATTCGTACCTGCTATTCTATTTGCTTCATTGATGTTTATAGCCTTCCCATCTTCTCCTGTTTCAAAATAAATAGGTGAATGATCATCCACTCCTTCTTCCACGATAAAAGCTGCACGACTTAACTGCATCTCTTTTTTATTACAACTTGCTAATAACAGGATAGCAGGAATTAATAATAATACTTTTTTCATATACTCAATTGTTTTACTATTTCTCTTGTTTGTACTGCCTCTTTCACATCGTGAACCCTTAGGATGTGTGCTCCTTTTTGTAGAGCGACAGTATTTAATACTGTTGTGCCATTCAATGCTTCTTGAGGTGTAATGTCAAATAATTTATATATCATCGACTTTCTAGATATACCTACTAAAATAGGCAATTCAAAAGAAGATAACAACTCCATTTTACCCATTAGCTCATAATTCTGTTCTAAGGTCTTCGCGAACCCAAAACCTGGGTCTAATATCAGGTCATTTATCTTGTACTCTCTAGCTTTTGCTATTCTTTCTGAGAAGTATATATTCACTTCTTTCACTAAGTCAGTATAGTCAGTCATCAACTGCATTGTCTGAGGATTTCCTTTCATATGCATCATAATATAAGGCACCTGAAGTTCTCCTATAGTTGGTAACATCTGCTCATCTAGATGTCCTGCTGCGATATCATTAATAATCGATGCACCAGCTTCTACAGTAGCTCTTGCTACACCAGCTCTAAAAGTATCTATGGATAAATGTGTCTTAGGAAACTCTTTTTGTAATAACTCAATGATAGGTACAATGCGTTCTATCTCTTCCTGCTCACTGACAAACTCTGCACTGGGTTTACTAGAGTAAGCTCCTACATCTATAAAGTCTGCCCCATCTTTTATCATCTGCTCTGCGTGAACTAAGAAAGCACTATCTGTCTTATACTGTCCGCCATCAAAAAAAGAATTAGGTGTTATATTCAGTATTCCCATTATTTTAGGAGTACTCAAATCAATTAATTCTCCTTTACAATTTATTGTCATTGTGTGCAATGCGTTACTTTTTTATGTAGTTTTATATTATTAATTACATCAAAAATACTTCGACCTCTTTCAAAGGGCTAGTATTATTAGTATTTTTGAAAAAATATTACACAAATATAATCTAAATGAATACGACTTCTGCTCAATTCGACCAAGTAATTACTATTTGCCGAAACTTATATATCAAGAAAATGACTGACTATGGATGTTCTTGGAGAATCTTAAGAATGACTTCATTTACTGATCAAATATACATCAAAGCTCTTAGGCTTAGAAGTATTCAAGATAATGTAGTACGCAAAGTAGATGAGGGTGAAATACCTGAGTTTATCGGTATCATCAATTACTGTATCATGGCTCTCATCAGTCTAGAGATCGGTGTGTCTACACATCCTGATTTATCAGTAGAAGAGGCTACTGCTCTTTACGACAAAAAGGTAGCCGAAACAAAACAACTGATGGAAGACAAAAATCATGACTATGGAGAGGCTTGGCGCGATATGCGTGTAAGTTCTCTAACAGATATTATCTTACAAAAACTACTACGTGTAAAACAAATAGAAGACAACCAAGGTAAAACTATCGTATCTGAAGGAATTGATGCAAATTATCAAGACATGTTGAACTATTCTGTATTCGCATTGATACACTTAGAGTTGCCAAACCAATAAACCACTATACTAACACAATCAAATTACTATGAAAATAATAGCTCAATTATCTAGAATCTTTGTAGGTGTATTATTTATCCTATCTGGTTTAGTCAAACTAAATGACCCTATGGGGTTCTCCTATAAACTAGAAGAGTATTTCTCAGAAGCAGTTCTGAATCTTCCTTTCTTGACTCCTTACGCAGTAAGTTTAGCTGTCATATTAGTCATCGCTGAGGTTATTTTAGGTGTTGCTCTATTAATAGGATATGCAAGAAAGTTGACATTGATGCTATTATTCTTAATGATTGTGTTCTTTACATTCCTTACCTTCTACTCTGCTTACTTTAATAAAGTGACAGACTGTGGATGTTTTGGAGATGCTGTACCATTAACGCCTTGGGGCTCTTTTACGAAAGACATTGTACTTTTAATCTTGATTCTTATCATTATGAAGTATAACCAAGTAATTAAACCTATCTTCTCGTCTAAAGTGAATGGTATTATCATATTAGCTTCTTTAGTACTATGTAGTTTTATGGGATACTGGGTACTTAATCACCTTCCTCTTAAAGACTTTAGAGTGTATAAAATAGGTACTAATATACCTGAAGGAATGGATATACCTGAAGATGCGCCACGTGCTGTATATGATATCACGTTCTACTACGATGTAAATGGAGAAGAACGCAAGTTCTCAGATAAAGAATTGACTAAACTTCCTGAAGGTGCTAAATACCTTAGAAGAGAAGAAAAGCTAGTATCAGAAGGATACCAACCTCCTATCCACGACTTGACAATGGATAAAGATGGTGAAGACCACTTATCGATGATGATGGGAGAACCTAAGCTAGTCATGCTTATCTCGTATGACTTAAAGAGAGCAGACGAAGCTGGTCTAGAGGCTATGAGAGACTTTGCTAATAAAGCAATCGTAAAAGGATATGTAGTAGCAGGTATGACAGCATCAAGTCCTGATCTTATCCAACAAGTAATCAAAAAGCACAAACTACCTTTTGAATATTACACTT is a window of Myroides oncorhynchi DNA encoding:
- the folP gene encoding dihydropteroate synthase is translated as MTINCKGELIDLSTPKIMGILNITPNSFFDGGQYKTDSAFLVHAEQMIKDGADFIDVGAYSSKPSAEFVSEQEEIERIVPIIELLQKEFPKTHLSIDTFRAGVARATVEAGASIINDIAAGHLDEQMLPTIGELQVPYIMMHMKGNPQTMQLMTDYTDLVKEVNIYFSERIAKAREYKINDLILDPGFGFAKTLEQNYELMGKMELLSSFELPILVGISRKSMIYKLFDITPQEALNGTTVLNTVALQKGAHILRVHDVKEAVQTREIVKQLSI
- a CDS encoding DUF1599 domain-containing protein codes for the protein MNTTSAQFDQVITICRNLYIKKMTDYGCSWRILRMTSFTDQIYIKALRLRSIQDNVVRKVDEGEIPEFIGIINYCIMALISLEIGVSTHPDLSVEEATALYDKKVAETKQLMEDKNHDYGEAWRDMRVSSLTDIILQKLLRVKQIEDNQGKTIVSEGIDANYQDMLNYSVFALIHLELPNQ
- a CDS encoding PadR family transcriptional regulator is translated as MKKQQQLYKGSLNAIIMKLLDQNGRMYGYEITQKVKEVTEGEMSLTEGALYPALHKLEADGFLDVELERVDGRVRKYYKLTESGVKETTSKMEELESFIRNMQNIVNLKLT
- a CDS encoding BT_3928 family protein, which gives rise to MKIIAQLSRIFVGVLFILSGLVKLNDPMGFSYKLEEYFSEAVLNLPFLTPYAVSLAVILVIAEVILGVALLIGYARKLTLMLLFLMIVFFTFLTFYSAYFNKVTDCGCFGDAVPLTPWGSFTKDIVLLILILIIMKYNQVIKPIFSSKVNGIIILASLVLCSFMGYWVLNHLPLKDFRVYKIGTNIPEGMDIPEDAPRAVYDITFYYDVNGEERKFSDKELTKLPEGAKYLRREEKLVSEGYQPPIHDLTMDKDGEDHLSMMMGEPKLVMLISYDLKRADEAGLEAMRDFANKAIVKGYVVAGMTASSPDLIQQVIKKHKLPFEYYTCDGTTLKTIERGNPSIVVIESGVIVDKKHWNDRESVNLK
- the rlmH gene encoding 23S rRNA (pseudouridine(1915)-N(3))-methyltransferase RlmH, with the protein product MNIKLLAIGKTDSKPLQTLMDEYMKRLSFYVKFDLEVIPDIKNAKNMSEEQQKLKEGELILSKIGPTDQLILLDDKGKEFTSIGFADELQKKMNSGIKTLVFVIGGPYGFSDDVYKNAKGKISLSRMTFSHQMIRLFIIEQIYRGFTILRNEPYHHE